A genomic region of Rhodanobacter sp. contains the following coding sequences:
- the dcd gene encoding dCTP deaminase: MSIKSDKWIRRMAEGHGMIEPFEPGQVKQNGDGRIVSYGTSSYGYDVRCAREFKIFTNINSTIVDPKAFDPTSFVDVEADVCIIPPNSFALARTVEYFRIPRDVLVVCLGKSTYARCGIIVNVTPLEPEWEGHVTLEFSNTTPLPAKIYANEGVAQMLFFESDEPCETSYRDRGGKYQGQQGVTLPRT; this comes from the coding sequence GTGAGCATCAAGTCCGACAAGTGGATCCGCCGCATGGCCGAGGGCCACGGCATGATCGAGCCGTTCGAACCGGGCCAGGTCAAGCAGAACGGCGACGGGCGCATCGTGTCCTACGGCACCTCCAGCTACGGCTACGACGTGCGCTGCGCGCGCGAGTTCAAGATCTTCACCAACATCAACTCCACCATCGTCGATCCCAAAGCGTTCGACCCGACCAGCTTCGTCGACGTCGAGGCGGACGTGTGCATCATCCCGCCCAACTCTTTCGCGCTGGCGCGCACGGTGGAATATTTCCGCATCCCGCGCGACGTGCTGGTGGTGTGCCTGGGCAAGAGCACCTACGCGCGCTGCGGCATCATCGTCAACGTGACGCCGCTGGAGCCGGAGTGGGAGGGGCACGTGACGCTGGAGTTCTCCAACACCACGCCGCTGCCGGCCAAGATCTACGCCAACGAAGGCGTGGCGCAGATGCTGTTCTTCGAATCCGACGAACCCTGCGAGACCAGCTACCGCGACCGCGGCGGCAAGTACCAGGGCCAGCAGGGCGTGACCCTGCCGCGTACCTGA
- a CDS encoding HIT family protein: protein MSEDGFALDPRLAADTRHVAMLPLCELRLMDDTRFPWLVLVPRRANLVEVSDLDQGEQQELWREANLAGAALRAVSPCEKLNLGALGNIVRQLHLHVVARTQGDAAWPGPVWGSGAAVPHADDAMAAKLEALRRALG, encoded by the coding sequence ATGAGCGAGGACGGTTTCGCGCTCGACCCGCGGCTCGCGGCGGACACCCGCCATGTCGCCATGCTGCCGTTGTGCGAACTGCGGCTGATGGACGACACCCGCTTCCCGTGGCTGGTGCTGGTGCCGCGCCGTGCCAACCTGGTCGAGGTGAGCGACCTCGACCAGGGCGAACAGCAAGAGCTGTGGCGCGAAGCGAACCTGGCCGGCGCGGCGCTGCGCGCGGTGTCGCCGTGCGAAAAACTCAATCTGGGCGCACTCGGCAACATCGTGCGCCAGTTGCACCTGCACGTGGTGGCGCGCACACAGGGCGACGCTGCGTGGCCCGGCCCCGTATGGGGCAGCGGCGCGGCCGTGCCGCATGCGGACGATGCAATGGCGGCGAAACTGGAGGCATTGCGGCGAGCGCTGGGTTGA
- a CDS encoding dienelactone hydrolase family protein, protein MGQHIHIPTSRTQCIGGYLAQPEGKPKGGIVVAQEIFGVTAHIRSVADRFAAAGYTAIAPAFFDHFESWLELDYDDVGMARGRALISELGLDRPLEDVASAAESIASAGKIGVVGYCWGGTIALLSALRLGLPAVSYYGARNVPFLEEKPKAPVMFHFGEKDASIPPEAVARHRELLPQMEVFCYPDAGHAFNRDAPGDPHYHEASARLAWSRTLAFFDKHLADA, encoded by the coding sequence ATGGGCCAGCACATCCATATCCCCACCTCGCGCACGCAGTGCATCGGCGGCTATCTGGCGCAGCCCGAAGGCAAGCCGAAGGGCGGCATCGTGGTGGCGCAGGAGATCTTCGGCGTCACTGCGCACATCCGCAGCGTGGCCGACCGCTTTGCCGCGGCCGGCTACACGGCCATCGCGCCGGCCTTCTTCGACCACTTCGAATCCTGGTTGGAACTGGACTACGACGACGTGGGCATGGCCCGCGGCCGCGCGCTGATTTCCGAGCTGGGCCTGGATCGCCCGCTGGAGGACGTGGCCAGCGCCGCCGAGTCCATCGCGTCGGCCGGCAAGATCGGCGTGGTGGGCTATTGCTGGGGCGGCACGATCGCCCTGCTCTCCGCGCTGCGGCTGGGCCTGCCCGCGGTGAGCTACTACGGTGCGCGCAACGTGCCGTTCCTCGAGGAGAAACCGAAGGCGCCGGTGATGTTCCACTTCGGCGAGAAGGACGCCAGCATCCCGCCCGAGGCGGTGGCCCGCCACCGCGAGCTGTTGCCGCAGATGGAAGTGTTCTGCTACCCCGATGCCGGGCATGCGTTCAACCGCGACGCTCCCGGCGACCCGCACTACCACGAAGCCAGCGCCAGGCTGGCGTGGAGCCGCACGCTGGCGTTCTTCGACAAGCACCTGGCCGACGCATGA
- the rimO gene encoding 30S ribosomal protein S12 methylthiotransferase RimO, which produces MSQASQKIGFVSLGCPKALVDSERILTQLKVEGYEIVPSYGEADAVVVNTCGFIDAAVQESLDSIGTALNENGKVIVTGCLGKRAELIREAYPDVLSISGPQDYASVMHAVHEALPPKRNKFLDIVPDTGIKLTPKHYAYLKISEGCNHRCSFCIIPSMRGNLVSRPVDEVLLEAERLVKGGVKELLVISQDTSAYGVDLKYAEREWRGKAYRTRMTELCDGLSELGVWARLHYVYPYPHVDEVMPLMAEGKLLPYLDIPFQHASPRILKLMKRPGNIDKTLERIRHWRTLVPDLTIRSTFIVGFPGETDAEFEELLDFLREAELDRVGAFAYSPVDGAKANELPGAVSEELKEDRLEQFMAVQADISAAKLQRKIGRTIKVLVDEANADGAVARSAADAPEIDGSVLIADGQGLKPGQFVDVLVEGASEHDLHARLAHPTLKVV; this is translated from the coding sequence ATGTCGCAGGCCTCGCAGAAAATCGGTTTCGTCAGCCTCGGCTGCCCCAAGGCGCTGGTGGATTCCGAGCGCATCCTTACCCAGCTCAAGGTGGAGGGCTACGAAATCGTGCCCAGCTACGGCGAGGCCGATGCGGTGGTGGTGAACACCTGCGGCTTCATCGACGCCGCGGTGCAGGAGTCGCTGGACTCGATCGGCACGGCGCTCAACGAGAACGGCAAAGTGATCGTCACCGGCTGCCTCGGCAAGCGCGCCGAACTCATCCGCGAGGCCTACCCGGACGTGCTCTCGATCAGCGGCCCGCAGGACTACGCCAGCGTGATGCACGCGGTGCACGAGGCGTTGCCGCCCAAGCGCAACAAGTTCCTCGACATCGTGCCGGACACCGGCATCAAGCTGACGCCGAAGCACTACGCGTACCTCAAGATTTCCGAGGGCTGCAACCACCGATGCAGCTTCTGCATCATCCCGTCGATGCGCGGCAACCTCGTCTCGCGTCCGGTCGACGAAGTACTGCTGGAGGCCGAGAGGCTGGTCAAGGGCGGCGTGAAGGAACTGCTGGTGATCTCGCAGGACACCAGCGCCTACGGCGTCGATCTCAAGTACGCCGAGCGCGAGTGGCGCGGCAAGGCCTACCGCACGCGCATGACCGAGTTGTGCGATGGGCTTTCCGAACTCGGCGTGTGGGCGCGCCTGCACTACGTCTACCCGTACCCGCACGTGGACGAGGTGATGCCGCTGATGGCGGAAGGCAAGCTGCTTCCGTACCTCGACATCCCGTTCCAGCACGCCAGTCCGCGCATCCTGAAATTGATGAAGCGCCCCGGCAACATCGACAAGACGCTGGAGCGCATCCGCCACTGGCGCACGCTGGTGCCCGACCTCACCATTCGCAGCACCTTCATCGTCGGCTTCCCCGGCGAGACCGACGCCGAGTTCGAGGAGCTGCTGGATTTCCTGCGCGAGGCCGAACTCGACCGCGTGGGCGCCTTCGCCTATTCGCCGGTGGACGGCGCCAAGGCCAACGAGTTGCCCGGCGCGGTGTCCGAGGAATTGAAGGAGGACCGCCTCGAACAGTTCATGGCGGTGCAGGCGGACATCTCTGCCGCCAAGCTGCAGCGCAAGATCGGCCGCACCATCAAGGTGCTGGTGGACGAGGCGAATGCCGACGGCGCCGTGGCCCGTTCGGCCGCCGACGCGCCGGAGATCGACGGCAGCGTGCTGATCGCCGACGGCCAGGGGCTCAAGCCCGGCCAGTTCGTCGATGTGCTGGTGGAGGGTGCCAGCGAGCACGACCTGCATGCGCGGTTGGCGCATCCGACGCTCAAGGTTGTTTGA
- a CDS encoding ADP-ribosylglycohydrolase family protein, whose translation MGAFIGDALALGPHWYYDLDALRRDYGDWVSDYTAPRPGRYHEGLPAGASSQAGFILALTARSLVDCGGYDEADFCARMDGELFPLLDGTPMAGPGGYTSQSIREAWRKRRAGLPWGQVAGLADNTEAAERVLAIALRYAGEPALLARYVSGNVALTQRDPTVGAMTLAFAAVLGQLANGVALDGDLSGRLMSLVKSGELPFHTVTSGELDVPRGAEAPLQAGQFASPDALLTVSSIARAVHDPGVVIEPASKVGLVYGLPCAVYHQFPAAYYLAARFQGDVEQGVLSAVNAGGQNQARAMLTGALCGAIGGLEAIPARFIAGLEKGGEYLALAKSLAEQAG comes from the coding sequence ATGGGTGCCTTCATCGGCGACGCGTTGGCTCTTGGGCCGCATTGGTACTACGACCTCGACGCGCTCCGGCGCGACTACGGCGACTGGGTCAGCGACTACACGGCGCCTAGGCCGGGGCGCTATCACGAGGGATTGCCGGCCGGCGCGTCGTCGCAGGCCGGTTTCATCCTGGCGTTGACCGCGCGTTCGCTGGTGGATTGCGGCGGCTACGACGAGGCGGATTTCTGCGCGCGGATGGATGGCGAGCTGTTTCCGTTGCTGGATGGCACGCCGATGGCGGGGCCGGGCGGCTACACCAGCCAGTCGATCCGCGAGGCGTGGCGCAAGCGTCGTGCGGGCTTGCCGTGGGGACAGGTGGCGGGGCTGGCGGACAACACCGAGGCGGCGGAGCGGGTGCTTGCGATCGCGCTGCGCTACGCGGGCGAACCGGCGCTGCTGGCGCGGTATGTGAGCGGCAACGTGGCGCTCACCCAGCGCGATCCGACGGTCGGTGCGATGACATTGGCGTTTGCCGCGGTGCTGGGGCAACTGGCGAACGGGGTGGCGCTGGACGGCGACTTGTCCGGCCGGTTGATGAGTCTGGTGAAGTCCGGCGAGCTGCCGTTCCATACCGTGACCAGTGGCGAACTGGATGTGCCGCGGGGTGCGGAGGCGCCGCTGCAGGCCGGGCAGTTCGCCTCGCCGGATGCCTTGCTCACGGTGTCGTCCATCGCGCGGGCGGTGCACGATCCCGGTGTCGTCATCGAACCGGCGTCCAAGGTGGGCCTGGTCTATGGCTTGCCATGCGCGGTGTACCACCAGTTCCCGGCGGCCTATTACCTGGCGGCGCGCTTCCAGGGCGACGTGGAACAAGGCGTGCTCAGCGCGGTGAACGCGGGCGGCCAGAACCAGGCACGCGCCATGCTCACGGGGGCGCTGTGCGGCGCCATCGGCGGGCTGGAGGCGATCCCCGCACGCTTCATCGCCGGACTGGAAAAGGGCGGCGAGTATCTGGCACTGGCGAAGTCTCTGGCCGAGCAGGCCGGCTGA
- the greB gene encoding transcription elongation factor GreB: MSRWRPPSPGSTAIITRAGFERLKAELDHLWHTLRPEVVKALAAAAAEGDRSENAEYTYRKKQLGEIDRRVRYLSKRIPALKVAEGMPADREAVFFGAEIALENLASGEEVSYRIVGPDETDARLGWISIDSPLARAVLKKRLDDEFEAELPGGRTRFLIVDVRYAN, translated from the coding sequence ATGAGCCGCTGGCGTCCACCCTCGCCCGGCTCCACCGCCATCATCACCCGCGCCGGCTTCGAGAGGCTCAAGGCCGAACTCGACCACCTGTGGCACACGCTGCGCCCCGAAGTGGTGAAGGCACTGGCCGCCGCCGCCGCGGAAGGCGACCGCTCGGAAAACGCCGAGTACACCTACCGCAAGAAACAGCTCGGCGAGATCGACCGCCGCGTGCGCTACCTCAGCAAGCGCATCCCCGCATTGAAGGTGGCCGAAGGCATGCCTGCGGATCGCGAAGCGGTGTTCTTCGGCGCAGAGATCGCACTGGAAAACCTCGCCAGCGGCGAGGAAGTCAGCTACCGCATCGTCGGCCCCGACGAAACCGATGCCAGGCTGGGCTGGATCAGCATCGACTCGCCGCTGGCGCGCGCAGTGTTGAAGAAGCGGCTGGACGACGAGTTCGAGGCGGAGTTGCCCGGTGGGCGCACAAGGTTCCTGATCGTGGATGTGCGCTACGCAAACTGA